One stretch of Coleofasciculaceae cyanobacterium DNA includes these proteins:
- the der gene encoding ribosome biogenesis GTPase Der, which produces MKLPIVAVIGRPNVGKSTFVNRLAGDQQAIVHDEPGITRDRTYRPAFWLDRDFQIVDTGGLVFDDDTEFLPMIRQQAMAALVEASVAIFVVDGQLGLTDGDREIAEWLRRQSVPVLLAVNKCESVEQGLAQAAEFWELGLGEPYPISAIHGSGTGELLDELVTHLPLVDESVEDNEIKVAIIGRPNVGKSSLLNALTGEQRSIVSPISGTTRDAIDMIVQRGEQIYRLIDTAGIRRKKNVDYGAEFFSINRAFKAIRRSDVVLFVIDVLDGVTEQDLKLAGRIIDEGRAVILIINKWDAVEKDTGTINEYKKEIMSRLYFMEWAQIIFVSAMTGQRVNKILDLVDIAAEAHRRRVTTSVINEVLEEAVGWHSPPTTRQGKQGRIYYGTQVSSQPPTIALFVNDPKRFNDNYRRYIDRQFRDQLGFIGTPVRLVWRGKKMRELERGANKATKVK; this is translated from the coding sequence ATGAAATTACCTATTGTTGCTGTTATCGGTAGACCCAATGTTGGGAAATCTACCTTTGTCAATCGTTTAGCTGGAGATCAACAGGCGATCGTTCATGACGAACCAGGAATTACTCGCGATCGCACTTACCGCCCGGCATTTTGGCTAGACCGAGACTTTCAAATTGTCGATACAGGCGGACTTGTCTTTGATGATGATACTGAATTTCTGCCCATGATTCGCCAACAGGCAATGGCAGCTTTGGTAGAGGCTTCGGTAGCGATTTTTGTCGTAGATGGTCAATTGGGCTTGACAGACGGCGATCGCGAAATTGCTGAATGGTTGCGTCGTCAATCTGTTCCCGTTTTGCTAGCCGTAAATAAATGCGAGTCGGTCGAACAAGGTTTGGCGCAAGCTGCGGAGTTTTGGGAGTTGGGCTTAGGTGAACCTTATCCTATTTCAGCAATTCACGGTAGTGGTACGGGGGAACTATTAGATGAACTAGTAACTCATTTACCCCTAGTAGATGAGTCAGTCGAGGATAACGAAATCAAAGTGGCAATTATTGGTCGCCCAAATGTTGGCAAATCCAGCTTGCTTAACGCTTTGACGGGGGAACAACGTTCGATTGTTAGTCCTATTTCGGGAACTACCAGAGATGCGATCGATATGATTGTGCAGCGGGGAGAGCAAATTTATCGTCTGATTGATACTGCGGGGATTCGGCGTAAAAAGAATGTTGACTATGGCGCAGAGTTTTTCAGTATTAACCGTGCTTTTAAAGCAATTCGTCGTTCTGATGTAGTGCTGTTTGTCATCGATGTTTTAGATGGCGTTACCGAACAAGATTTAAAGTTGGCAGGGCGGATTATTGACGAAGGTAGAGCGGTTATCTTAATAATTAATAAATGGGATGCAGTAGAAAAAGACACTGGCACAATCAATGAATATAAAAAAGAAATTATGTCTCGTCTCTATTTTATGGAGTGGGCGCAAATAATTTTTGTCAGTGCTATGACTGGTCAACGGGTCAATAAAATACTCGATCTAGTAGATATCGCAGCAGAAGCTCATCGTCGTCGTGTTACTACCTCCGTCATTAACGAAGTATTAGAAGAAGCTGTTGGCTGGCACTCTCCCCCAACTACTCGCCAGGGAAAACAAGGCAGAATTTATTATGGTACACAGGTAAGTTCTCAACCGCCAACTATTGCCTTATTTGTCAACGATCCTAAGCGTTTTAACGATAATTATCGCCGTTATATCGATCGCCAGTTTCGCGATCAGCTAGGGTTTATAGGTACTCCTGTGCGTCTAGTTTGGCGTGGTAAGAAAATGCGGGAACTAGAACGAGGCGCAAATAAAGCTACCAAGGTTAAATAG
- a CDS encoding metal ABC transporter permease — protein sequence MLETILEPLQYSFMQRSLIVAVTVGAICAVVGSYLMVQRLALLGDAISHSVLPGLAIAYLVGANIFLGAFIAGIISTVLINLISTRSNIKEDTAMGIVFSAFFALGITLITVVQKENKIDLNHFLFGNILAVNGTEVRDTLIIAGIVLSVVLLLYKELLFYTFDKLGAQAVGLPVSLLDLGLMVLIGLTIVASLKAVGVVLVLSLLITPAASAYLLVNRLHLIMLLGILIGVASSITGMYFSYYYNLPSGPAIVLVASGIFVLALLFSPSQGLLTNPSKGSKGWGQSGLIGELKGLFNQRKL from the coding sequence ATGTTAGAAACTATACTCGAACCATTACAGTATTCCTTCATGCAGCGATCGCTGATAGTTGCAGTTACTGTTGGGGCGATTTGCGCGGTAGTAGGTAGTTATTTGATGGTGCAGAGGTTAGCATTACTGGGAGATGCAATTAGTCATTCCGTCTTACCAGGGCTGGCGATCGCTTATTTAGTTGGTGCAAATATCTTTTTAGGTGCGTTTATTGCGGGAATTATCAGCACCGTGTTAATTAATTTGATTAGCACTAGATCGAATATCAAAGAAGATACGGCTATGGGCATCGTATTCTCGGCATTTTTTGCCCTGGGGATTACTCTGATTACCGTAGTGCAAAAAGAGAATAAAATCGATCTAAATCACTTTTTGTTTGGTAATATCTTGGCGGTAAACGGCACAGAGGTAAGGGATACACTAATTATTGCGGGAATTGTGCTGAGCGTAGTTTTGTTGCTGTATAAAGAACTGCTGTTTTATACTTTCGATAAGCTGGGTGCGCAGGCGGTAGGTTTACCTGTGAGTTTATTAGATTTAGGCTTGATGGTCTTGATTGGTTTGACTATTGTTGCCAGCCTCAAAGCTGTGGGAGTGGTTTTAGTATTGTCGTTATTAATTACCCCTGCTGCTAGCGCATATCTTTTAGTAAATCGTCTGCATTTAATTATGCTGCTGGGAATCTTAATTGGCGTGGCATCAAGCATTACGGGAATGTATTTTAGCTATTATTATAATTTGCCTTCGGGACCGGCGATCGTCTTAGTCGCTTCTGGTATTTTTGTTTTGGCGTTGTTGTTTAGTCCCAGTCAGGGTTTATTAACTAACCCTAGTAAGGGTAGTAAGGGTTGGGGTCAATCAGGTTTGATTGGAGAATTGAAAGGTCTATTTAATCAACGAAAGCTATAG
- a CDS encoding ABC transporter substrate-binding protein, with amino-acid sequence MAKKIWSLAILLLVSFVITSNWHRIPSIASNSSAQNIERSIVIGYSNWAGWWPWAIAESEGLFAKHGVEVELRWYDDYTKSLEDLAADYIDGNCQTLNDTLSFAVDAVKGEVAVLVNDNSAGNDKIIAEAGINAIKDLKGKQVAIEAGVVNDFLLTLALEQAGMSRDDVAIIDLETGAAPTAFAAGQADAVGAFPPFWLTALKRDGAKEIISSKAFPGAIPDLLVVTEELIKKHPQQVQALIDTWFDILGFMSSQPRKADQIMANRAGVSYEEFQLFKSGTKIFTIQENLEAFSHGNDMKSMSYATDKIIDYLQNKLKIVDKKPNFTKIFNDRFIKAYALQ; translated from the coding sequence ATGGCAAAGAAGATCTGGTCATTGGCTATTTTATTGTTGGTGAGCTTTGTAATTACAAGCAACTGGCACAGAATACCATCGATCGCTTCTAACAGTTCAGCTCAAAATATAGAGCGTTCAATAGTTATTGGCTATAGTAATTGGGCTGGATGGTGGCCCTGGGCGATCGCCGAATCGGAAGGATTATTTGCCAAACACGGAGTTGAGGTAGAGCTGAGATGGTACGACGACTACACTAAGTCGCTGGAAGACTTAGCTGCGGACTATATAGATGGCAACTGTCAAACCCTCAATGATACGCTCAGTTTTGCGGTAGATGCTGTTAAAGGTGAAGTGGCAGTTTTGGTCAATGACAATTCAGCTGGCAACGACAAAATCATTGCTGAGGCAGGAATTAACGCAATTAAAGATTTAAAAGGCAAGCAGGTAGCGATCGAGGCTGGGGTTGTAAACGACTTTTTATTAACTTTAGCCCTGGAACAAGCAGGAATGTCGCGCGACGATGTAGCAATTATCGATCTGGAGACGGGGGCAGCACCTACTGCATTTGCCGCAGGGCAAGCAGATGCAGTAGGTGCATTTCCCCCTTTTTGGCTGACTGCTTTAAAACGAGACGGGGCAAAAGAAATTATTTCTTCTAAGGCTTTTCCTGGGGCAATTCCCGATCTTTTAGTGGTAACTGAAGAGTTAATCAAAAAGCATCCCCAGCAAGTTCAAGCTTTGATCGATACCTGGTTTGATATTTTAGGCTTTATGTCTAGCCAACCGCGAAAAGCCGACCAGATTATGGCAAATCGAGCTGGGGTTAGCTACGAAGAATTTCAGCTATTTAAGTCAGGAACAAAAATATTTACTATTCAAGAAAATTTAGAAGCATTTAGTCACGGGAATGATATGAAATCTATGTCCTATGCTACCGACAAAATTATCGATTATCTGCAAAATAAGCTTAAAATCGTTGATAAAAAGCCAAATTTTACCAAGATATTTAATGATCGTTTTATAAAAGCCTATGCACTTCAATAA
- a CDS encoding substrate-binding domain-containing protein, translating into MHFNNPTDKSSVEQNQKHICPKCSFENHSAAVYCEICFYPLNAFRPPLKKSSPATKTSQPEKVPAQPSNSLKQELKKPSVISGLFVLGLAIALWSNYFVNLQPRYLASNTEDPIALYDSMTQVKDVPQGLFSYGGALYFASLVAHGINDAMTQSHPGFDLRYTKPKNQDQSYANGIRMLLDGELSFAFNGRALIDAEYSQARLQGISLQQVPFAIDGVVFFGNNNLSVRNLSLDRVKDIFTGEITNWQQLGGADLPITPVLLTPENIEILGLKNIASVPQATQYVSNYTLAIRRVIATPGSISFASASLVQGQQAIKVFGLAPENSTEYVAPFISGQSNLELFKNGSYPLTRRLFIVIRQDGTPDQLAGKAYIQMVLSDRGQKIVKQSGFVPLYGEE; encoded by the coding sequence ATGCACTTCAATAATCCAACAGATAAATCTTCTGTTGAACAGAACCAGAAGCATATATGTCCTAAATGTAGTTTTGAAAATCATTCTGCTGCTGTTTATTGCGAAATATGCTTTTATCCCCTAAACGCCTTTAGACCGCCACTCAAAAAATCATCGCCAGCTACTAAAACATCCCAGCCTGAAAAAGTACCAGCCCAACCTTCAAATAGTCTAAAACAAGAACTTAAAAAACCAAGCGTGATTAGCGGTTTGTTTGTCTTAGGTTTGGCGATCGCGCTTTGGAGCAACTATTTTGTCAATCTCCAACCTAGATATTTAGCTTCCAATACCGAAGACCCAATTGCCTTATATGATTCGATGACCCAGGTAAAAGATGTACCTCAAGGGTTGTTTAGCTATGGAGGCGCGCTATATTTTGCTTCTCTAGTGGCTCACGGCATTAATGATGCGATGACTCAAAGCCATCCAGGTTTCGATTTAAGATACACCAAACCAAAAAATCAAGACCAAAGCTATGCTAACGGAATTAGAATGCTGTTGGATGGAGAACTCAGCTTTGCTTTTAATGGTCGGGCTTTAATTGACGCTGAATATTCTCAGGCAAGATTACAGGGTATCAGCCTCCAACAAGTACCATTTGCGATCGATGGCGTGGTTTTTTTTGGCAACAATAATCTTTCGGTTCGTAATTTGAGTTTGGATCGGGTAAAGGATATTTTTACAGGCGAAATTACTAACTGGCAGCAGTTGGGGGGAGCAGACTTACCGATAACTCCAGTACTCTTAACTCCAGAAAATATTGAAATTTTAGGTTTAAAAAATATTGCCAGCGTTCCTCAAGCAACTCAATACGTATCTAATTATACCTTGGCTATACGTAGAGTGATCGCTACTCCTGGCTCGATTTCTTTCGCTTCGGCTTCTTTAGTACAAGGTCAACAAGCGATTAAAGTTTTTGGTTTAGCACCAGAAAATTCAACTGAATACGTCGCCCCGTTTATCTCTGGACAATCTAATCTCGAACTATTTAAAAACGGTAGCTATCCCTTGACACGCCGTTTATTTATCGTAATTCGTCAAGATGGAACTCCCGATCAATTGGCAGGAAAAGCTTATATTCAAATGGTATTGTCCGATCGAGGTCAAAAAATAGTCAAACAATCAGGTTTTGTTCCTCTGTATGGAGAAGAATAG
- a CDS encoding ATP-binding cassette domain-containing protein encodes MTHFFRRTYREIKAVQNVSFQIQPGEIVGFLGANGAGKTTTLKMLTGLIHPSGGEVRVANYIPFRRQPQFLRKTSLVMGQKQQLLWDLPALDSLRINAAVYNIPDPVFKQRLAELAQMLDVADKLHQPVRKLSLGERMKAELLAALLHHPQVLFLDEPTLGLDVNAQVAVRQFLQEYNQRYGATILLTSHYMADITALCDRVLLIHQGQLIYDGLLNGLLDRFAPYRQVKIELAQPLSEAELANFGEIESIEGQQVRFLIPREKLTPTISHILAQLEIQDLSVSDPPIEEIIGRLFQTGKAS; translated from the coding sequence TTGACCCACTTTTTTCGTCGGACATACCGCGAAATTAAGGCTGTCCAAAACGTATCTTTTCAGATTCAGCCAGGAGAAATAGTTGGTTTTTTAGGAGCTAATGGTGCAGGAAAAACTACTACCCTCAAAATGCTGACAGGTTTGATTCATCCCTCGGGGGGGGAAGTAAGAGTAGCAAATTATATTCCTTTTCGCCGTCAACCGCAGTTTTTGCGGAAAACTAGTTTAGTAATGGGGCAAAAACAACAATTACTTTGGGATTTACCAGCTTTAGATTCCTTGCGCATCAATGCTGCTGTTTATAATATTCCCGATCCAGTTTTTAAACAGCGTTTAGCCGAACTGGCCCAGATGCTTGATGTCGCAGATAAGCTACATCAACCAGTCAGAAAGCTATCTTTGGGAGAGAGAATGAAGGCTGAGTTATTAGCTGCGTTGCTGCATCATCCTCAAGTACTGTTTCTCGATGAGCCAACCTTAGGTCTAGACGTTAATGCTCAAGTAGCAGTAAGACAATTTCTGCAAGAATATAATCAACGCTATGGCGCTACGATTCTACTTACCAGTCACTATATGGCAGATATTACTGCTTTATGCGATCGCGTTTTATTAATTCATCAAGGACAATTGATTTACGATGGCTTGCTAAACGGTTTACTAGATCGTTTTGCTCCCTATCGGCAGGTAAAGATCGAGTTAGCCCAGCCGTTATCTGAGGCAGAACTAGCAAATTTTGGGGAGATTGAATCGATTGAAGGTCAACAAGTTCGATTTTTAATTCCCAGAGAAAAATTAACCCCTACTATTTCTCATATCCTGGCACAGTTAGAAATCCAAGACTTAAGCGTTAGCGATCCGCCTATTGAAGAAATTATTGGTCGTCTATTTCAAACAGGAAAAGCATCTTAG
- a CDS encoding DUF1825 family protein → MGFFDSQVVQEEAKKLFDDYQSLMKLGGEYGKFDREGKKMFIEQMEQLMDRYRIFMKRFELSEDFMAQMTVQQLKTQLNQFGMTPQQMFDQMELTLKRMKSEIQP, encoded by the coding sequence ATGGGTTTTTTTGATTCTCAGGTAGTCCAAGAAGAAGCCAAAAAATTATTTGATGATTATCAGTCGCTGATGAAGTTAGGCGGTGAATACGGCAAGTTTGACCGTGAAGGCAAGAAAATGTTTATCGAACAGATGGAACAGTTAATGGATCGTTATCGTATATTTATGAAGCGTTTTGAGCTTTCCGAAGACTTTATGGCGCAGATGACTGTTCAACAGTTAAAAACTCAGCTCAATCAATTTGGCATGACTCCTCAACAGATGTTTGACCAAATGGAATTGACCCTCAAACGGATGAAGTCGGAGATTCAACCATAA
- a CDS encoding penicillin-binding protein 1A: MSSEIMLQKPESQKTQASFMSFLSGVTKAAGGTVLGITMITSAVAAGGLVGLAFSFRNLPDVRVLRNYIPAETNYIYDIKGRLMTSLHGEANREIASLGQMSPELKLAVIAIEDSNFYRHQGLNPYSVARAAVTNYQERGVSEGASTLTMQLVKNLFLTSERTFSRKLAEAILAIRVEQVFSKDEILEMYLNNIYWGHNNYGIQTAAESYFNKSANELNLAEAAVLAGLIQAPEQYSPFLNYSSTKARQASVLARMRTLNWITPEEEQAALKAPLLVGKPTAWRSSKSPFITEAVTQELEERFGKERILRGGIRVQTTIDMDFQKMAEESVQENHKMLLGWGLRADQVALAAVDPRTHFVKALVGGVDYKSSQFNRAVQSRRQPGSSFKPFVYYAALASGKYSPGTIVDDSPITFSIPGGIYRPQNYGGPQDFGGRMSLAKSLIQSRNIPVIKLGKAIGLEKVIEICRTLGIMSPMQPVISLPLGSIGVTPLEMAGAFATFANNGWQSKTTAILQVTDSKGNILLDNTPNPQQVLDPWATASLNTMLKGVLESGGTGVKANIGRPAAGKTGTTSSERDVWFVGYVPQLATAVWVGNDNYQSMGKGITGGDFAAPVWRSFMLKALENEPVKYFPAASQFSPP, translated from the coding sequence GTGTCTTCTGAAATCATGTTGCAGAAACCAGAATCTCAAAAAACTCAGGCGAGCTTCATGTCATTCTTGTCTGGAGTGACAAAAGCTGCCGGAGGTACTGTACTGGGTATTACGATGATCACTAGTGCCGTTGCAGCGGGCGGTTTAGTTGGCTTGGCGTTTAGTTTTCGTAACCTTCCTGATGTTAGGGTTTTGCGTAATTATATTCCCGCAGAAACCAACTATATCTATGACATCAAAGGTAGACTTATGACTAGTCTGCATGGTGAAGCCAACCGAGAAATTGCTTCTTTAGGGCAAATGTCACCAGAATTAAAGCTAGCCGTAATAGCGATCGAAGACAGTAATTTTTATCGTCATCAAGGATTAAATCCTTATAGTGTTGCTCGTGCAGCCGTAACCAATTACCAAGAACGTGGCGTTTCTGAGGGTGCTTCTACCTTAACCATGCAGCTGGTTAAAAATCTTTTTCTAACTAGTGAACGTACCTTTAGCCGTAAACTGGCAGAAGCAATCTTAGCAATTCGAGTAGAGCAGGTTTTTTCTAAGGATGAAATCTTAGAAATGTATCTGAATAATATCTATTGGGGTCACAACAACTATGGTATTCAAACTGCTGCTGAAAGCTACTTCAACAAAAGTGCTAATGAGCTGAATCTTGCCGAAGCTGCGGTATTAGCTGGCTTAATTCAAGCACCAGAGCAATATAGCCCATTTTTGAACTATAGCAGTACTAAAGCAAGACAGGCATCGGTATTAGCCAGAATGCGGACTCTCAACTGGATTACGCCAGAAGAAGAGCAAGCTGCGCTTAAAGCTCCTTTATTGGTCGGAAAACCTACTGCCTGGCGTAGCAGCAAATCGCCTTTTATTACCGAAGCCGTTACCCAAGAATTAGAGGAGCGTTTTGGTAAGGAAAGAATATTGCGGGGTGGCATCAGAGTCCAAACGACAATTGACATGGACTTTCAGAAGATGGCTGAAGAATCAGTTCAAGAGAATCACAAGATGCTGCTAGGTTGGGGTTTACGAGCAGATCAAGTCGCCTTGGCAGCAGTAGATCCTCGAACTCATTTTGTCAAAGCACTGGTAGGAGGAGTTGACTATAAATCTAGCCAGTTCAACCGCGCTGTTCAGTCTCGCAGACAGCCTGGCTCTTCTTTCAAACCATTTGTCTACTATGCTGCTTTGGCAAGTGGAAAATATAGTCCAGGTACTATAGTTGATGATTCTCCCATAACTTTTTCTATCCCTGGAGGAATTTATCGACCTCAAAACTATGGCGGTCCACAAGATTTTGGCGGTAGAATGTCTCTTGCCAAATCCTTAATTCAATCTCGTAATATTCCTGTGATTAAACTGGGTAAAGCTATCGGATTGGAAAAAGTCATCGAAATTTGCCGTACTTTAGGAATAATGAGTCCGATGCAGCCAGTAATTTCTTTGCCCTTGGGTTCAATTGGTGTTACTCCTTTAGAAATGGCGGGAGCTTTTGCCACTTTTGCGAACAATGGTTGGCAATCCAAAACCACAGCTATTTTGCAAGTTACTGATAGTAAAGGAAATATTTTACTAGATAATACTCCTAACCCTCAACAAGTCTTAGATCCTTGGGCTACTGCTAGCTTAAACACAATGTTAAAAGGCGTTTTAGAATCTGGAGGAACTGGAGTCAAAGCAAATATCGGTCGTCCCGCAGCAGGGAAGACAGGAACTACATCTTCTGAGCGAGATGTTTGGTTTGTGGGCTATGTACCTCAGCTAGCAACGGCGGTTTGGGTAGGTAACGATAACTATCAAAGTATGGGCAAAGGGATTACGGGAGGAGACTTTGCTGCTCCTGTTTGGCGTTCTTTTATGCTCAAAGCTTTAGAAAATGAGCCAGTCAAATATTTTCCTGCGGCTTCTCAGTTTTCTCCCCCTTAG
- a CDS encoding ParA family protein, with translation MIIAITALKGGVGKTTTAVHLAAYFQSLAPTLLIDADKNRSALVWSKEDKLPFYVASQAGAPGLIKKFTHIIIDTQARPEPEELEDLAAGSDMLILPTTPNHLDLDTTVKAVELLRTLDANYKVLLTKVDSRTKNAKDAKKFLSDAQLPIFEAEIPLLVAFQRSPSHGVIVKDYPDPRSHIGWNQYQAVGHEIVKITS, from the coding sequence ATGATTATTGCAATTACCGCTTTAAAAGGAGGGGTGGGCAAAACCACAACCGCAGTCCACTTGGCTGCATATTTCCAGTCTTTAGCACCAACACTATTAATTGATGCAGATAAAAATCGTTCTGCACTAGTTTGGTCAAAAGAGGATAAATTACCCTTTTATGTAGCATCTCAAGCGGGTGCGCCAGGCTTGATTAAGAAATTTACCCATATTATCATTGATACTCAGGCTAGACCAGAACCAGAAGAATTGGAAGATTTGGCTGCTGGTAGCGATATGTTAATTTTGCCGACAACTCCAAATCATTTAGATTTGGACACGACAGTTAAAGCCGTTGAGTTGCTGAGAACTTTGGATGCCAACTACAAAGTTTTGCTGACTAAAGTTGACTCCCGCACTAAAAATGCTAAAGATGCTAAAAAGTTTTTGTCAGACGCACAGCTACCAATATTTGAAGCCGAAATTCCGTTATTAGTCGCTTTTCAACGATCGCCCAGTCATGGTGTTATCGTTAAAGACTATCCCGATCCGCGATCGCATATTGGTTGGAATCAGTATCAGGCTGTAGGTCATGAAATAGTCAAGATAACCTCTTAG
- a CDS encoding class I SAM-dependent methyltransferase, producing the protein MLRPEQRSKLDDTNDLNFYDSPRLVTHVDEGFIDRLTNLYREQLQPNTRILDLMSSWVSHLPDDVEFAHVEGHGMNAAELAKNPRLDDYFWQNLNQNPKLPLEDADFDAVLIAVSIQYLQYPEAVLSEIYRVLKPDGVVIISFSNRMFYQKAIAAWRDGTDTDRVNLVKQYFQSVDGFTKPEVIVHQSPLPGFLQMLGLAGSDPFYAVIARKAD; encoded by the coding sequence ATGCTGCGCCCAGAGCAAAGATCTAAATTAGATGATACTAACGATCTTAACTTTTATGATTCTCCGCGATTAGTAACTCATGTAGATGAAGGGTTCATCGATCGCCTGACCAATCTTTATCGAGAACAGCTACAGCCGAATACTCGTATATTGGACTTAATGAGTAGTTGGGTATCTCACTTACCTGATGACGTAGAGTTTGCTCATGTTGAAGGGCATGGGATGAATGCAGCAGAATTAGCCAAAAACCCGAGATTAGACGATTATTTTTGGCAAAACCTCAATCAAAACCCCAAACTACCTTTAGAAGATGCTGATTTTGATGCGGTTTTAATTGCCGTCTCAATCCAATATTTGCAATATCCAGAAGCTGTCTTATCAGAAATTTATCGCGTACTCAAACCTGATGGTGTAGTAATTATTAGCTTTTCTAACCGTATGTTCTATCAAAAAGCGATCGCCGCTTGGCGAGATGGAACAGATACAGATCGAGTAAATCTGGTAAAACAGTACTTCCAGTCTGTTGATGGTTTTACTAAACCAGAGGTAATAGTGCATCAATCTCCTTTACCTGGCTTTTTACAGATGTTGGGTTTAGCCGGAAGCGATCCTTTTTACGCCGTTATTGCTCGCAAGGCTGACTAG
- a CDS encoding pentapeptide repeat-containing protein codes for MANPEHLALIEQGVNAWNEWYKQHPKLIPDFSQANLSNLNLSEINLNQANLKQANLANTDLSKASLVNANLERANLLRANLAGANFKDANLDYVIFFQAIINRQTALASKNLKVYKIVNNQVENKSFSGIDLSNSNLFRADLSDADLSKAKLVNVNFNSANLSKAYLYKADLSNANLQNADLSNAYFSQANLTFAYLGGALCYGTYFKGADLKFANLKTAEFSDKTIIDLKWYSVWEIVNRGAVKKNLSGADLSNANLQGVNFEEANLTNAKLNHAILSYSNLNRANLTNTELVGANICGVDLNQANLKGAKLKSVISDRRTQLADAASAKTSLIVKEKPIAIEAVAATPATTTISSNQSNLTKSSKNKNNNLIIGILLLGIIASIAAIGYIFFNQNLNYPWPEKLQLRQEKLK; via the coding sequence ATGGCAAATCCCGAACATTTAGCATTAATTGAGCAAGGTGTTAACGCCTGGAATGAATGGTATAAGCAACACCCAAAACTCATTCCCGACTTCTCTCAAGCCAATCTTAGTAATCTTAATTTAAGTGAAATCAATTTAAACCAAGCTAACCTTAAACAAGCTAATCTAGCTAATACAGATCTCAGTAAAGCTTCGTTAGTCAATGCCAATTTAGAAAGAGCGAATCTATTAAGAGCAAATCTGGCAGGTGCTAACTTTAAAGACGCAAACTTAGACTACGTAATTTTTTTTCAAGCCATTATTAATCGCCAAACGGCGCTCGCCAGTAAAAACCTTAAAGTTTACAAAATTGTCAACAATCAAGTTGAAAACAAAAGTTTTTCGGGCATAGATCTGAGCAATTCTAATCTATTTCGTGCCGATCTTAGCGATGCTGATTTAAGCAAGGCTAAGTTAGTTAATGTCAACTTTAATAGTGCTAATTTAAGCAAGGCTTATCTTTATAAAGCAGATTTAAGTAATGCTAATCTCCAAAATGCTGACTTGAGCAACGCCTATTTTAGTCAAGCAAATCTTACTTTTGCCTATCTTGGTGGCGCGCTATGTTATGGAACATATTTTAAAGGTGCAGACTTAAAATTTGCCAATTTGAAAACGGCTGAGTTTAGTGACAAAACTATAATTGATCTCAAATGGTATTCTGTTTGGGAAATAGTTAACCGTGGTGCAGTTAAAAAGAATCTTAGTGGTGCAGATCTAAGTAATGCTAATCTCCAGGGAGTTAACTTTGAAGAAGCAAATTTAACTAATGCTAAGCTAAATCATGCTATTTTAAGCTATAGTAATTTGAATCGTGCCAACTTGACTAATACAGAGCTTGTCGGGGCAAATATCTGCGGGGTAGATTTGAACCAGGCTAATCTTAAAGGGGCTAAACTAAAATCAGTAATTAGCGATCGCCGTACTCAATTAGCAGATGCAGCAAGTGCCAAAACTAGTCTCATCGTAAAAGAAAAACCAATAGCGATTGAAGCAGTAGCTGCAACACCTGCCACCACAACAATATCAAGTAACCAGAGTAATTTAACTAAATCAAGCAAGAATAAGAATAATAATCTGATTATTGGAATATTATTGTTAGGAATTATTGCTTCAATTGCTGCTATTGGATATATATTCTTTAATCAAAATTTAAACTACCCGTGGCCAGAAAAGTTGCAGCTTCGGCAAGAAAAGCTTAAATAA
- a CDS encoding DUF4327 family protein gives MSTATVYYSVSPSYSIDTLKEEARQLIETGVVSRQQSIYTLCKYIPAREWVTVECELERFDYLLRDPIGDLISDDNWEND, from the coding sequence ATGAGTACTGCTACTGTATACTACTCCGTTTCTCCTAGCTATTCTATTGATACCCTCAAAGAAGAAGCTCGACAGCTGATTGAAACAGGTGTTGTTAGTCGTCAACAGTCCATATATACTCTTTGTAAATATATTCCTGCTCGTGAATGGGTTACAGTTGAATGCGAATTAGAAAGATTTGACTATCTTTTAAGAGATCCTATTGGAGATTTAATTTCTGATGATAATTGGGAAAACGACTAA